In one window of Aphidius gifuensis isolate YNYX2018 linkage group LG4, ASM1490517v1, whole genome shotgun sequence DNA:
- the LOC122854095 gene encoding LOW QUALITY PROTEIN: serine/threonine-protein phosphatase 2A regulatory subunit B'' subunit beta-like (The sequence of the model RefSeq protein was modified relative to this genomic sequence to represent the inferred CDS: inserted 2 bases in 1 codon): MDIYILTELPHPGLTNQQKQHIRAAAAAAAANDTTNSSSTNINNPVRPFLTRGSVAERVLIFEKCPSDLLLDKRGPRQSSIGTNRLNNNTNTNNDVNNTQKSQSYVRERILQQQSRALPPHTTLQRHVKANKNVRIPRFYYPGGKPTSLSQLEATICKITKAFESLPGCRSTKSQFNIITKACDLPLYWKIPLFMACGGDKNSTIELTNFLDYWKELNKNSHDKASKFININTRGKSDKLLPEDLVCLVQDVVETHPGLTFLKEATEFHSRYVHTVIARIFYCVNRCWSGKISITEIRKSNILDIIDLLEHEEDINQVTSYFSYEHFYVXCKFWELDRDHDLLIDKMDLTRHNDHALSTRLIERVFSGAVTRGGINGAQQHSDKMSYTEFVWFLLSEEDKNHPTAIEYWFRCMDLDGDGYLSMYELEYFYEEQLDRMEAIGMETLPFEDCLCQMLDMIHPSIPRKISLSDLKKCKMTSIFFDTFFNLEKYLDHEQRDPFASTRDHDADGHELSDWDRFAADEYELLVAEESGNDQNDQMLYDPGIEDDTYPQNLDAIKSDKEASKTRQCFAKDYPEDGRHDKSLNFDSGDSDDYAESDN, encoded by the exons AtggatatttatatattaactgAAT TACCACATCCTGGATtaacaaatcaacaaaaacaacatattagagctgcagcagcagcagcagctgCAAATGACACgacaaattcatcatcaacaaatattaataatccaGTAAGACCATTTTTAACACGTGGATCAGTTGCTGAAAGAGtacttatatttgaaaaatgtcCAAGTGATTTATTACTAGATAAACGTGGACCAAGACAATCATCAATTGGTACAaatagattaaataataatactaatacaaataatgatgtaaataatacacaaaaatCACAG tcTTATGTACGTGAGAGAATACTGCAGCAACAATCAAGAGCTCTGCCACCGCATACAACTCTTCAGAGACATGTTAAAGCCAATAAAAATGTTCGAATACcaag ATTTTATTATCCGGGTGGTAAACCAACATCACTGTCACAACTTGAAGCaacaatatgtaaaataacaaaagcatTTGAAAGTTTACCAGGTTGTCGTTCAACAAAatcacaatttaatattataacaaaagcTTGTGATTTACCATTATACTGGAAGATACCATTATTTATGGCATGTGGTggtgataaaaattcaacaattgaattaacaaattttttggattattggaaagaattaaataaaaattcacatgATAAAgctagtaaatttataaatataaatacacgtggtaaaagtgataaattattaccaGAAGATCTTGTATGTTTAGTGCAAGATGTTGTTGAAACACATCCTggtttaacatttttaaaagaagCAACTGAATTTCATTCACGTTATGTACACACTGTTATTgctagaattttttattgtgttaaTCGTTGTTGGTCTGGTAAAATAAGTATAACTGAAATACGTAAATCAAATAtacttgatattattgatttactTGAACATGAAGAAGACATTAATCAAGTAACATCATACTTTAGTTATGAACATTTTTATGT ATGTAAATTTTGGGAACTTGATCGTGatcatgatttattaattgataaaatggaTTTAACACGTCATAATGATCATGCATTATCAACACGTTTAATTGAACGTGTATTTAGTGGTGCTGTAACACGTGGTGGTATTAATGGTGCACAACAACATTCAGATAAAATGAGTTATACTGAATTTGTATGGTTTTTATTATCTGAAGAAGATAAAAATCATCCAACAGCAATTGAATATTGGTTTAGATGTATGGATCTTGATGGTGATGgttatttatcaatgtatgaattggaatatttttatgaagagCAATTGGATCGTATGGAAGCAATTGGTATGGAAACATTACCATTTGAAGATTGTTTATGTCAAATGCTTGATATGATACATCCATCAATACcaagaaaaatatcattgagtgatttaaaaaaatgtaaaatgacatcaatattttttgatacattttttaatcttgaaaaatatctaGATCATGAACAAAGAGATCCATTTGCTTCAACAAGAGATCATGATGCTGATGGACATGAg ctttCTGATTGGGATCGTTTTGCTGCTGATGAGTATGAACTTCTAGTAGCTGAAGAAAGTGGAAATGATCAGAATGATCAaat gCTTTATGATCCTGGTATTGAAGATGATACATATCCACAAAATTTAGATGCCATTAAA
- the LOC122855904 gene encoding uncharacterized protein LOC122855904 isoform X1: MEHHRKILRHSFFVEKATLLESSPLRPRSVIAQGFTPAPNDRVFNDDKTKRLRNRRSLGLSNITRKDGIAKCMKLNTQIKKNIKNAILLDSSPLRPRSVIAQGFTPAPNDRVFNDDKTKRLRNRRSLGLSNITRKDGIAKCMKLNTQIKKNIKNAILLDSSPLRPRSVIAQGSIPAPIDDFVNDELIKRSRSRASLKVFNKTRTIMTMPQTRDDIVEPIKLSTQNEMNIKNPTLLESSPLRPLRSRTTLIRLKQRRLTMQQITDENAESMKPSTRNEINIKNTTLLESSPLRSRLAIAQRSTPAPTYDVVITKRSKSSRPLKLLKKQLKDDHAELRKLINEQIEKNISLTQMIMERVNDDCLAEIFMYVPACERLKIALVCKKWKRALDYSWFNVTKLELTYWRYHELPNCLKKYQRRDKRLNFLKSLLDKCGRYLTILDLTAYDLCNIVPIINDYCPNLEKLRLRFSFILHGTLLSNAFTRLSKLKSLTIIFENMKNQIIPETLINSLINVAGTLTELYLLHFVNHLDESCRYPKNLRCVIRRLKALKRFEVAGIRGFKDSFKYLKNNEMSFYYNHNEYLKKRPYLGISFINISSLNLTSCFKDDTLYTIANTMEQLKILAINCTEITDDGVVALSKMNNLQIICLNGHSNITDSSIKLLKNILQLSLPRSNKITDVSVTKLLENSPKIEKLLLHFTISVTANFVKKAAEISSQRKQLLKISIHTLIPDVKRYESPYFKIYILENEEK; this comes from the exons ATGGAGCATCATCGTAAAATTTTACGTCATTCTTTTTTTGTGGAAAAAGCAACACTATTAGAATCAAGTCCACTACGTCCTCGTTCAGTAATTGCTCAAGGTTTTACACCAGCACCAAATGACCgtgtttttaatgatgataagaCTAAACGTTTAAGAAATCGTAGATCACTTGGACTGTCAAACATAACACGTAAAGATGGTATTGCTAAATGCATGAAGCTAAatacacaaattaaaaaaaatattaaaaatgcaatacTATTAGACTCAAGTCCACTACGTCCTCGTTCAGTAATTGCTCAAGGTTTTACACCAGCACCAAATGACCgtgtttttaatgatgataagaCTAAACGTTTAAGAAATCGTAGATCACTTGGACTGTCAAACATAACACGTAAAGATGGTATTGCTAAATGCATGAAGCTAAatacacaaattaaaaaaaatattaaaaatgcaatacTATTAGACTCAAGTCCACTACGTCCTCGTTCAGTAATTGCTCAAGGTTCAATACCAGCACCAATTGACGATTTTGTCAATGATGAGTTGATTAAACGTTCAAGAAGTCGTGCATCACTTAAAGTATTTAACAAAACACGTACGATTATGACTATGCCACAAACAAGAGATGATATTGTTGAACCCATAAAACTAAGTACacaaaatgaaatgaatattaaaaatccaaCACTATTAGAATCGAGTCCACTACGTCCTTTAAGAAGTCGTACAACACTCATACGATTAAAACAAAGACGTCTGACTATGCAACAAATAACAGATGAAAATGCTGAAAGCATGAAGCCTAGTACacgaaatgaaataaatattaaaaatacaacactATTAGAATCAAGTCCACTACGTTCTCGTTTAGCAATTGCTCAACGTTCAACACCAGCACCAACTTACGATGTTGTTATTACTAAACGTTCAAAAAGCAGTAGACcacttaaattattaaaaaaacaattaaaagatGATCATGCTGAACTCAGAAAGctaataaatgaacaaattgaaaaaaatatttcattaacacAAATGATAATGGAGcgtgttaatgatgattgcctggctgaaatattcatgtatgtGCCAGCATGTGAGAGACTAAAAATTGCACTGG tatgcaaaaaatggaaaagagCCCTTGATTATTCTTGGTTTAATGTCACAAAACTTGAATTAACTTATTGGCGATATCATGAACTtccaaattgtttaaaaaaatatcaaaggcgtgataaaagattaaattttttaaagtcacTGCTTGATAAATGTGGtcgttatttaacaatattagaCTTGACAGCTTATGATCTTTGTAACATAGTGCCAAttatcaatgattattgtcCAAACCTCGAGAAACTTCGATTGAGATTCAGTTTCATTCTGCACGGTACACTGTTGTCCAATGCATTTACACGTCTATCTAAACTAAAATCTTTgacaattatatttgaaaatatgaaaaatcaaataatacctgagactttaataaattcattgataaacGTTGCTGGTACATTGACTGAACTGTATTTGTTGCATTTTGTCAATCACTTGGATGAAAGCTGTCGTTATCCAAAAAATCTTCGTTGT gTAATTCGTCGACTAAAAGCCTTGAAACGTTTTGAAGTTGCTGGTATACGAGGTTTCAAAGATTcattcaagtatttaaaaaataatgaaatgtcattttattacaACCATAATGAATATCTTAAAAAACGTCCTTATCTGGGAATTTCGTTTATAAATATCAgctcattaaatttaacaagttgCTTTAAAGATGATACTTTGTATACTATTGCCAATACCAtggaacaattaaaaattttagctaTTAATTGTACTGAGATAACCGATGACGGTGTAGTAGCACTTtcaaagatgaataatttacaaataatttgtttaaacgGTCACAGTAACATCACTGATTCTTCAATAAAATtgctcaaaaatatattacaattatctTTGCCACGaagcaataaaattacagaTGTTTCAGTGACGAAActtcttgaaaattcaccaaaaATTGAGAAACTTTTACTTCACTTCACAATAAGTGTGACTgctaattttgtaaaaaaagcaGCAGAAATATCAAGTCAACGAAAACAACTTTTAAAGATATCCATTCATACATTAATACCTGATGTAAAACGATATGAATCAccgtattttaaaatatatattcttgaaaatgaagaaaaataa
- the LOC122855920 gene encoding uncharacterized protein LOC122855920: MGRLRSVIDQGSTPEPAPIRRSLRLSSKTRRDGIAKCMKLNTQNKANIENAILLESSPLRPRSVIAQGSTPAPIDHVVNNDKTKRLRSREEVRILEEIRFNASQCKKDLTERIKLLNKQKIQHEKNINIATQMIMKRVNDDCLAEIFMYVPACERLKIALVCKKWKRALDYSWFNVKKLELTYWRYHEFPCCLKKYQTVDGKLNFLKSLLDKCGRYLKTLDLTAYDRCNIVPIINDYCPNLEKLRLRFIDIDDSMLSNAFTSLSKLKSLTIIFQGMWYKNDIPVTLINSLKNVAGTLTELYLLHFVNHLDGSCGYPKNLRYVISRLKALKRFEVAGIRGLKNSFKYLKNNEMSFYFNHNEYLKKPPYLGLSFMNIWSLNLSSCFIKDDTLYTIANTIKLLKTLTINCTQITDDGVVALSMMNYLQTLYLNGHNNVIDSSIKLLKNIVVLSLPHSNKITDVSVTKLLENLPKIEQLILHLATSLTANFVKKAAEISSKRKQHLVIAIHSLIPDVKQYESPYLKIYIIKNEE, encoded by the exons ATGGGACGTCTTCGTTCAGTAATTGATCAAGGTTCAACACCAGAACCAGCACCAATTCGTAGATCACTCAGGCTATCAAGCAAAACACGTAGAGATGGTATTGCTAAATGCATGAAGctaaatacacaaaataaaGCAAATATTGAAAATGCAATACTATTAGAATCAAGTCCACTACGTCCTCGTTCAGTTATTGCTCAAGGTTCAACACCAGCACCAATTGACCatgttgttaataatgataagaCTAAACGTTTAAGAAGTCGTGAAGAAGTTAGAATATTAGAGGAAATACGTTTTAATGCGTCACAATGTAAAAAAGATCTTACTGAACGCATAAAGCtactaaataaacaaaaaatacaacatgaaaaaaatattaatattgcaaCACAGATGATAATGAAGcgtgttaatgatgattgtctggctgaaatattcatgtatgtGCCAGCATGTGAGAGACTAAAAATTGCACTGG tatgcaaaaaatggaaaagagCCCTTGATTATTCTTggtttaatgtcaaaaaacttgaattaactTACTGGCGATATCATGAATTTCcatgttgtttaaaaaaatatcaaacggttgatggaaaattaaattttttaaagtcacTGCTTGATAAATGTGGtcgttatttaaaaacattagaCTTGACAGCTTATGATCGTTGTAACATTGTGCCAAttatcaatgattattgtcCAAACCTCGAGAAACTTCGATTGAGATTCATTGATATTGACGATTCAATGTTATCCAATGCATTTACAAGTCTATCTAAACTAAAATCTTtgacaattatatttcaaggtaTGTggtataaaaatgatataccTGTgactttaataaattcattgaaaaacgtTGCTGGTACATTGACTGAACTGTATTTGTTGCATTTTGTCAATCACTTGGATGGAAGCTGTGGTTATCCAAAAAATCTTCGTTAT GTGATTTCTCGACTAAAAGCCCTGAAACGTTTTGAAGTTGCTGGTATACGaggtttaaaaaattcattcaagtatttaaaaaataatgaaatgtcattttatttcaaccaTAATGAATATCTTAAAAAACCTCCTTATCTGGGACTATCGTTTATGAATATCTggtcattaaatttatcaagttgcTTCATTAAAGATGATACTTTGTATACTATTGCCAATACCATCAAACTATTAAAAACGTTAACTATTAATTGTACTCAGATAACCGATGACGGTGTAGTAGCACTTtcaatgatgaattatttacaaacTCTTTATTTAAACGGTCATAATAACGTCATTGATTCTTCAATAAAATTGCTCAAAAATATAGTAGTATTATCTTTGCCACACAGCAATAAAATCACTGATGTTTCAGTCACGAAACttcttgaaaatttaccaaaaattgAGCAACTTATTCTTCACTTAGCAACAAGTTTGACTGctaattttgtcaaaaaagcAGCAGAAATATCAAGCAAACGAAAACAACATTTGGTGATCGCCATTCATTCATTAATACCTGATGTAAAACAATATGAATCACcgtatttgaaaatatatattattaaaaatgaagaataa
- the LOC122855904 gene encoding uncharacterized protein LOC122855904 isoform X2, giving the protein MEHHRKILRHSFFVEKATLLESSPLRPRSVIAQGFTPAPNDRVFNDDKTKRLRNRRSLGLSNITRKDGIAKCMKLNTQIKKNIKNAILLDSSPLRPRSVIAQGSIPAPIDDFVNDELIKRSRSRASLKVFNKTRTIMTMPQTRDDIVEPIKLSTQNEMNIKNPTLLESSPLRPLRSRTTLIRLKQRRLTMQQITDENAESMKPSTRNEINIKNTTLLESSPLRSRLAIAQRSTPAPTYDVVITKRSKSSRPLKLLKKQLKDDHAELRKLINEQIEKNISLTQMIMERVNDDCLAEIFMYVPACERLKIALVCKKWKRALDYSWFNVTKLELTYWRYHELPNCLKKYQRRDKRLNFLKSLLDKCGRYLTILDLTAYDLCNIVPIINDYCPNLEKLRLRFSFILHGTLLSNAFTRLSKLKSLTIIFENMKNQIIPETLINSLINVAGTLTELYLLHFVNHLDESCRYPKNLRCVIRRLKALKRFEVAGIRGFKDSFKYLKNNEMSFYYNHNEYLKKRPYLGISFINISSLNLTSCFKDDTLYTIANTMEQLKILAINCTEITDDGVVALSKMNNLQIICLNGHSNITDSSIKLLKNILQLSLPRSNKITDVSVTKLLENSPKIEKLLLHFTISVTANFVKKAAEISSQRKQLLKISIHTLIPDVKRYESPYFKIYILENEEK; this is encoded by the exons ATGGAGCATCATCGTAAAATTTTACGTCATTCTTTTTTTGTGGAAAAAGCAACACTATTAGAATCAAGTCCACTACGTCCTCGTTCAGTAATTGCTCAAGGTTTTACACCAGCACCAAATGACCgtgtttttaatgatgataagaCTAAACGTTTAAGAAATCGTAGATCACTTGGACTGTCAAACATAACACGTAAAGATGGTATTGCTAAATGCATGAAGCTAAatacacaaattaaaaaaaatattaaaaatgcaatacTATTAGACTCAAGTCCACTACGTCCTCGTTCAGTAATTGCTCAAG GTTCAATACCAGCACCAATTGACGATTTTGTCAATGATGAGTTGATTAAACGTTCAAGAAGTCGTGCATCACTTAAAGTATTTAACAAAACACGTACGATTATGACTATGCCACAAACAAGAGATGATATTGTTGAACCCATAAAACTAAGTACacaaaatgaaatgaatattaaaaatccaaCACTATTAGAATCGAGTCCACTACGTCCTTTAAGAAGTCGTACAACACTCATACGATTAAAACAAAGACGTCTGACTATGCAACAAATAACAGATGAAAATGCTGAAAGCATGAAGCCTAGTACacgaaatgaaataaatattaaaaatacaacactATTAGAATCAAGTCCACTACGTTCTCGTTTAGCAATTGCTCAACGTTCAACACCAGCACCAACTTACGATGTTGTTATTACTAAACGTTCAAAAAGCAGTAGACcacttaaattattaaaaaaacaattaaaagatGATCATGCTGAACTCAGAAAGctaataaatgaacaaattgaaaaaaatatttcattaacacAAATGATAATGGAGcgtgttaatgatgattgcctggctgaaatattcatgtatgtGCCAGCATGTGAGAGACTAAAAATTGCACTGG tatgcaaaaaatggaaaagagCCCTTGATTATTCTTGGTTTAATGTCACAAAACTTGAATTAACTTATTGGCGATATCATGAACTtccaaattgtttaaaaaaatatcaaaggcgtgataaaagattaaattttttaaagtcacTGCTTGATAAATGTGGtcgttatttaacaatattagaCTTGACAGCTTATGATCTTTGTAACATAGTGCCAAttatcaatgattattgtcCAAACCTCGAGAAACTTCGATTGAGATTCAGTTTCATTCTGCACGGTACACTGTTGTCCAATGCATTTACACGTCTATCTAAACTAAAATCTTTgacaattatatttgaaaatatgaaaaatcaaataatacctgagactttaataaattcattgataaacGTTGCTGGTACATTGACTGAACTGTATTTGTTGCATTTTGTCAATCACTTGGATGAAAGCTGTCGTTATCCAAAAAATCTTCGTTGT gTAATTCGTCGACTAAAAGCCTTGAAACGTTTTGAAGTTGCTGGTATACGAGGTTTCAAAGATTcattcaagtatttaaaaaataatgaaatgtcattttattacaACCATAATGAATATCTTAAAAAACGTCCTTATCTGGGAATTTCGTTTATAAATATCAgctcattaaatttaacaagttgCTTTAAAGATGATACTTTGTATACTATTGCCAATACCAtggaacaattaaaaattttagctaTTAATTGTACTGAGATAACCGATGACGGTGTAGTAGCACTTtcaaagatgaataatttacaaataatttgtttaaacgGTCACAGTAACATCACTGATTCTTCAATAAAATtgctcaaaaatatattacaattatctTTGCCACGaagcaataaaattacagaTGTTTCAGTGACGAAActtcttgaaaattcaccaaaaATTGAGAAACTTTTACTTCACTTCACAATAAGTGTGACTgctaattttgtaaaaaaagcaGCAGAAATATCAAGTCAACGAAAACAACTTTTAAAGATATCCATTCATACATTAATACCTGATGTAAAACGATATGAATCAccgtattttaaaatatatattcttgaaaatgaagaaaaataa